A DNA window from Schistocerca gregaria isolate iqSchGreg1 chromosome 2, iqSchGreg1.2, whole genome shotgun sequence contains the following coding sequences:
- the LOC126327375 gene encoding serine-rich adhesin for platelets-like gives MESEDTSVPVAGQQSEYVATEASALVSAQRESVGAEEGAPVKVQQTEPMGAEESTQTPIELPEPMGAEGATALAQQPHPISAGQDTPMAAQEPEPSVLEAVGSGRSRSAPPTMEMQPVHLSPLPPESIPGSSAGSSSDWISNATDVTWSASSLDGIIADTYNGHPHTSGSDHGNGASDSVPSSSTVRQNTSSQMESEPPLSTHGTSEHVATLNQHPHGSNSWTAHIGHTDAGVTTSSSSMSLNFSTSSNSGSDPTKHSVLSLRSSSISDSDDEEMDDVASVTSLMNLVDAFSDYFDDVEQQQTEEYIIFVIKGYVDLASTSMADLRIIATKVFDNFDVAQPSGSNNSLDNGVEWSELCASLERRLQAVRDYARSASDDTTGEAIAELIIQEYKAEMRMAESGMLSDERSGSAIQAASACHETEVPESGVLPDEVSSDSQLKSGGVQKVPLEGLPAEKTDSLGQTASGSMEQETLAQLRVAMKISSVFKGTKQASKSRASSISSYISSSSSSSSEEDHREYALLSHYEQIYPETERQRKVRKSRQAAAVFKIFSMVEARVCGMRTMNWVMLSCLKTVIPIVNQSLQANRMAQRAISEAAAFRSAGRSADYIAAVTESAIAASQCAETAVREIEEAVQLHKLVVDCLKLAERALFNIKTETCDGIDLIRHLVADVEIVELQVSQVCKTYLDKLKDKYYPDTGNSFVLPASGVIHDAVLSMAFENSGDGPCDVLQALMWASQSSLNALEMTLKGLEDFSIAKLTLPYRFKK, from the coding sequence ATGGAATCAGAAGACACTAGTGTGCCAGTAGCAGGCCAACAGTCAGAGTATGTGGCTACAGAAGCGAGTGCACTGGTATCAGCCCAGCGCGAATCCGTGGGTGCAGAGGAGGGTGCACCAGTAAAAGTCCAACAAACAGAACCAATGGGTGCAGAAGAGAGTACACAAACGCCAATCGAACTGCCAGAACCTATGGGTGCAGAAGGTGCAACAGCATTAGCCCAACAACCACACCCCATCAGCGCTGGACAGGATACACCAATGGCAGCCCAAGAGCCAGAACCCTCAGTGTTGGAGGCCGTTGGCAGTGGACGCAGCAGATCCGCACCTCCCACCATGGAGATGCAGCCAGTGCACCTGTCCCCACTGCCCCCAGAAAGCATTCCAGGCTCCTCAGCAGGCTCTAGTTCAGACTGGATCAGTAACGCTACCGATGTTACATGGTCAGCCTCCTCCCTTGATGGTATCATCGCAGACACATACAATGGCCATCCACATACAAGCGGAAGTGATCATGGAAACGGAGCAAGTGACAGTGTTCCTTCAAGCAGTACTGTGAGGCAGAACACAAGCAGTCAAATGGAATCTGAACCTCCTCTCTCAACCCATGGGACGTCAGAACATGTAGCAACTCTGAACCAACACCCACATGGCAGTAATAGCTGGACTGCACACATTGGCCATACAGACGCCGGTGTAACGACGAGCAGCTCGAGTATGAGTCTGAATTTCAGTACAAGCAGCAACAGTGGCAGCGACCCTACGAAGCACAGTGTTTTAAGTTTACGAAGTTCAAGCATTTCAGATAGTGACGACGAAGAGATGGATGACGTCGCATCTGTCACATCTTTGATGAACCTGGTAGACGCCTTTAGCGATTATTTCGATGATGTGGAACAGCAGCAGACAGAGGAGTACATTATATTCGTGATCAAAGGCTATGTGGATTTAGCATCCACTTCGATGGCAGACCTGCGTATTATTGCCACAAAAGTTTTCGATAATTTTGATGTTGCACAACCCTCTGGTTCTAATAACAGCTTGGATAACGGGGTCGAGTGGTCAGAATTGTGTGCTAGTTTGGAACGTAGGCTTCAGGCTGTTAGAGATTATGCGAGATCCGCCAGTGACGACACTACAGGGGAGGCAATCGCAGAACTGATCATCCAGGAATATAAGGCTGAGATGCGAATGGCGGAAAGTGGCATGTTATCAGACGAAAGAAGTGGCTCTGCTATTCAAGCTGCTTCCGCTTGTCACGAAACTGAAGTTCCGGAGAGTGGGGTGTTACCAGATGAAGTAAGCTCTGACAGCCAGCTTAAATCAGGTGGTGTGCAGAAAGTTCCATTGGAGGGGTTACCAGCTGAGAAGACCGATTCTCTTGGCCAAACTGCTTCAGGGAGTATGGAGCAAGAGACTTTAGCTCAATTAAGGGTGGCAATGAAAATTAGCAGTGTGTTCAAGGGAACGAAACAAGCATCAAAATCGCGCGCAAGTTCAATCTCCAGTTACATTTCAagttccagcagcagcagcagcgaggaaGATCACAGGGAGTATGCTTTGTTGAGCCATTATGAACAGATTTACCCCGAAACGGAAAGGCAGAGAAAAGTTCGCAAGTCGCGCCAGGCAGCAGCAGTGTTCAAAATCTTCTCCATGGTTGAAGCGCGCGTGTGTGGAATGAGGACCATGAACTGGGTGATGCTGAGCTGCTTGAAGACCGTGATTCCAATCGTGAACCAGTCACTGCAGGCGAACAGAATGGCGCAGAGGGCTATTTCAGAGGCGGCGGCTTTCCGATCTGCAGGACGTAGTGCGGACTATATCGCTGCGGTGACAGAATCAGCGATAGCAGCCTCGCAGTGTGCGGAGACGGCTGTGAGAGAGATTGAGGAGGCGGTACAGCTTCACAAGCTTGTAGTGGACTGTCTGAAATTGGCAGAAAGGGCACTGTTCAACATAAAGACTGAAACTTGCGACGGCATTGACTTGATCCGGCACTTGGTCGCCGATGTGGAAATTGTAGAGTTGCAGGTGAGTCAGGTATGCAAAACCTACCTGGACAAACTGAAGGACAAATATTATCCAGACACAGGAAACTCGTTCGTACTCCCGGCCAGCGGCGTAATCCACGATGCTGTCCTGAGTATGGCTTTCGAAAACAGTGGGGACGGCCCGTGTGACGTTCTCCAAGCTCTCATGTGGGCTTCTCAGAGCTCTCTCAATGCCTTGGAGATGACACTGAAGGGTCTCGAAGATTTTTCGATTGCGAAACTGACACTGCCCTACcgtttcaaaaagtaa